The Juglans microcarpa x Juglans regia isolate MS1-56 chromosome 2D, Jm3101_v1.0, whole genome shotgun sequence DNA window TAGAGTTCTTGATGGTTGCTAAATGGATAAGatgtttaataaaatgacaCCATGGGTACAAAAGGAGAAATATATGATAGGTGTGAGCAAAAATGTTTTGATACCATATTAAATCACTAATTATCCTAAAATTTAATCTGATgagaagaaataattttaattattcttaagaACTTAAGTCTATGGAAAGTTAtacattttcttatttaaaaaatatatattttagcaCTCCCTCTTGTTATGTGAACTccacatataaaatatttagttaaatAATATGTAGACTTAAAGGTCGCGCGAAATCAGGACCGCTAAATTTTTGTCTTAAAAACCTTTTTGTGAAGTTTTTGTGGGCATCAAAATCTATAATGTGTTGTAGTACTGTGGATATTAAGctatgtgaatatatatatatatatatattttttttttttgcctcgttttttatttttttgttcgtcataattattttaatacaaacttCGAGTGAATTCTTCAACAATCGTccatttactatatatattcaCCAATGTTTTAAGATAGTTTTCAagataaattatagaaaaccaAGGCAAAAATAGCAAAGATCTTAATATGTATATGAATATCAATGATTGATATGATCCATATTAAGATCTTTGCTATTTTGCAAAGCTAGcttatttgttattattgtaCTCATTATCTTGATCAAAAGATGATAGATGGTGACTCATGGCAATGCAAAGCTTGATCATCATGTAGCTATCAAGGGGCCCGGATATATAGATGGGGATTGTCTTTTATTTGGATGTACAAAAACGCAATGGGACTAAAGTGGCGGTAACAAAGCCACGTGGAGGTTGAATATTTCACTACTTATTAAAGAAAGTATCAGCGACTTTCTAGTAATACCGTTGAGTCCCAACCCCCTCCTAGCTGTACGTAGTTGTCCAATCTCCCGGCCACCCCCAATGTCAACCCACTTCACAAACACACATGCATAAACACACAGACAGTCTACGATTTATTCTAGTTTTAAATCTGATGATTATACAGAGTACGTACGTAGTAGCTAGAGCCCATATATAATTTCATGACAtgtttcttcttgttgttgatgttgttgCTATACTTGTGGCTCTCTCCCTCTAACATCCTGATCCTCTGCTTTCGTTGTGAGAGATTCTCATTTGgttattttggttttcttctttGTCTGGTAATTTTCTTTCCTAACTGAGGTCTCGATCTCATAccttagttctctctctcttttgctttTAGACGTACAGTACGTATATCTGGTTGAGTTTTATATAGGAAACATTCATTAATATCAAAGATTGAATTCGGTTTTGTGAGTTTGTGGTTTGAGCCAtttgttgttttccttttgtattGTTTGTAATGGCACAATTGCCTCCAAAAATCCCAAACATGTCATTAAGTTGGCATGAATTTCCACACCAAAAAGTGCCTTCAATGGGGAGTTTAACACCAGATCTCTCTACGACTAATATTAATACGACCCGCACCACCACCTCTTCCTCCCATAACCCTTCTTGGGTCGATGAGTTTCTTGACTTCTCGGCAGCTAGACGGGGTTCCCACCGAAGATCCATAAGCGACTCCATAACCTTCCTCGAGGCGCCAACCCTAGAGGAATGTCGTGAGTCGGGTGCTCCACCGGAGCATGGTACTACTAACAATGAATTTGATAGGTTTGATGATGAACAATTCATGTCCATGTTCACTGAAGAAACATCTACAGCCCTAGCCCCTACTGTGTCATCCTCGAACCCCTCCTCGCCGTCCGATCATAACAGCATTAACgatgaaaaagaaatacatgAACAAGAAccgaagcagcagcagcagctaaAGAATATTGAATCTGAGGAGGAAGAAAGCCAATGCAATTCAGGGATACAAACTCCCCCTAACGCCATTGCTAGCGGGTCCAATGATAAGATAACTGACCCCAAGAGGGTCAAGAGGTAATCAAGCAATCACATTTTCAATCTAGCCAATGCAATTCAGGAATACAAACTCCCCCTGACACAGTTTGAATTtagagacgagatgagatggttttagatgaaagatgaaagttaaaaaaaatattatttttttaatattattattgttttgaaatttgaaaaagttaaattatgatttgaaaaagttgaattgtttattatattttgtgtgagaatttgaaaaaattataatgatgagatgaaacattttctgaATCTAAACCGGCCTTaccttttttaaaaacattcgATGGgcatgattatatatatgcaacttaattaattacatcCTTAACAAGGTGAGTGGTTAAACAGACTTGTGTATATATTCTTTGTATATATTCtacaaagaaatatttaaaaaaataaataaattatgcaataaGACACAACAATGTTGTCATAATTATTGGTTTCTCCACATTTCTTTGGGTTTGCACTAGAATCCTAGCAAACAGACAATCTGCTCAAAGATCAAGGGTGAGGAAGCTACAATACATATCAGAGCTTGAACGTAGTGTCAACTCATTACAAGTAGGTGATTTATGATCTAAGGATTTTCTAATATCAGAGCTTGAgatttctattattaattacaTGCTTAAAACTGTCCTCATTTTCGATCCTAATTTCCTTTCATGTTTTGGCTATCGAAGGCCGAGGTTTCAGTGCTGTCACCACGGGTTGCTTTTTTAGACCATCAGCGTTTGCTTCTAAATGTTGATAACAGTGCACTTAAGCAAAGAATCGCCGCCCTTGCGCAAGATAAGATTTTCAAAGATGGTAAGTGTTTACTTAATTATCCAATTAATATGGATCTATTTTCAAGCAACATTTTCATAATGGAATCAAGTGGGTGTTCACATGTCAagattatatacatatatatatatatatatatatatatatatattgtaagaaAATACAACCAAAAGCAGGTAGGCATATTGGGTTTATCTTGTAGGAAGTGGTCCAAggatcatatatttttttttacaccacatgcatgcatgatttacTATATATTCAGTGAATGTCACAGTTTCCCATTGGTTTTGAGATGATTATAAGCATGCTCTTGAAAAGTACTACATGTGCAAATTTCAAACAGCTTTGAGAGGATAGGAAAAGTGATTGAAGAGTCaagttatatatgcatgcataagcGCACGCTTTTTTATGTGTTTAATTTCATATGTCTTTATAAGTCACAAAATCTTGAATGTGTTACATTTGTAAACAATGCATGCAGCTCATCAAGAAGCACTAAAGAGGGAAATTGAGAGACTGAGGCAAGTGTATCACCAGCAAAACCTCAAGAAGATGGAAAATGTTGCACCATCATCTCAACCTCAATCTGATGCCAAGCCTTCGATCGAGAAAGAGCACCTCCTCAATGTTTAACCTTAGACTACATTTAAAATGGCCAATTACAcaggaagaaaagaaattctGATCCGATCATTTTCTAATAGGAGGGAAAGACCATCAAACGGACATTTTCTAGGGTGCTTACAATGTTACTTTTCCCAAAAAACTGTTGGCTGATCTTTCTTTATAAGCTTGACCATGGGAGTGTTTACTGGGAATGACTCATCACATTCTGGGTGGGGAGGGCTTTGGTGTATGTAATCTGCAGATAACCAGCGCAATCATGCACGTGATATGTTTGCTTTTAAGAATGGGACTCCTCATGCGTGATTGGATTGCAGGAAAGAACATATGTAGTGACATCAATGACGtgaggaaagggaaaaaaaacaaaaccagaaacaaaaacaaaagattgTATTGCTTTCCAAAAGTTACAATGGAGCTCAACTATTTAATAATTCATTCGTtcttttattgttattgttcttatttgtttacatgatataattctTGGAAGACGAAGCATTTGTACGTTTTGTGTTGGGATGTATGAAAGAACGGGTTGTCATGACGGAAGTTTTTGGTAATTTGAGATCAGATAGACGGCCGTAATCTTTTCAGTGTTTTTATTGGGTGCATATATAACAAACTTTATTTGTCACGCTCATCTAGAATTGAATaatgttttttctaaatatcCATTTGTC harbors:
- the LOC121250734 gene encoding basic leucine zipper 61-like, with protein sequence MAQLPPKIPNMSLSWHEFPHQKVPSMGSLTPDLSTTNINTTRTTTSSSHNPSWVDEFLDFSAARRGSHRRSISDSITFLEAPTLEECRESGAPPEHGTTNNEFDRFDDEQFMSMFTEETSTALAPTVSSSNPSSPSDHNSINDEKEIHEQEPKQQQQLKNIESEEEESQCNSGIQTPPNAIASGSNDKITDPKRVKRILANRQSAQRSRVRKLQYISELERSVNSLQAEVSVLSPRVAFLDHQRLLLNVDNSALKQRIAALAQDKIFKDAHQEALKREIERLRQVYHQQNLKKMENVAPSSQPQSDAKPSIEKEHLLNV